One genomic region from Quercus robur chromosome 4, dhQueRobu3.1, whole genome shotgun sequence encodes:
- the LOC126722626 gene encoding TMV resistance protein N-like yields MALLIPKGSSLFSSTHQWNYDVFLSFRGEDTRYGFMSHLYQVLCDKGFNTFIDDNLQKGEEISAELLKTIESLMILIIVFSENYASSTWCLDELVKILECKNNCKLVLPIFYKVDPSKVRKQEGKFGIALAKHEEKFNNNMGKVQRWRAALNEAGSLSGLHYRDGNLESKFIQGIMEKISSTKLKCTRLFVAKHPVGVDTHAKAIEMLLDIESTDF; encoded by the exons ATGGCTTTGCTGATCCCCAAAGGATCCTCCTTATTTTCTTCCACTCACCAATGGAATTATGATGTCTTCTTGAGTTTTAGAGGTGAAGATACCCGCTATGGATTTATGAGCCATTTATATCAAGTTTTGTGTGATAAGGGCTTTAATACCTTCATCGATGATAATCTTCAAAAGGGTGAAGAAATTTCAGCAGAACTTCTCAAAACCATTGAATCATTAATGATTTTGATTATCGTATTCTCTGAAAACTATGCATCATCTACTTGGTGTTTGGATGAATTAGTCAAGATTCTTGAGTGTAAAAATAACTGCAAGTTGGTCTTACCAATTTTTTACAAAGTGGATCCATCAAAAGTACGCAAACAAGAGGGAAAGTTTGGAATAGCGTTAGctaaacatgaagaaaaattcaacaataacatGGGTAAAGTGCAAAGGTGGAGGGCAGCTCTGAATGAAGCTGGTTCTTTGTCTGGATTGCATTACAGAGATGG CAACCTTGAATCGAAATTTATCCAAGGAATTATGGAAAAGATATCAAGTACTAAGTTAAAATGCACAAGGTTATTTGTTGCTAAACACCCTGTTGGAGTAGATACTCACGCAAAGGCCATAGAAATGTTGTTAGATATTGAGTCAACTGATTTTTGA
- the LOC126722076 gene encoding disease resistance protein RUN1-like, whose translation IVGIHGLGGIGKTTIAKAVYNRIFDRFERSSFLENVKEKSRTIDGIIQLQRTLLYEILEDKDLKVDNISKGINVIKERLCSKRIFLILDDVDKLKQIENLLGEFNWFASGSRVIITTRDEHLLTILGKVCTTYKVKELDKHEALQLFEEHAFLGNKLEKDYYELANQVINYAKGLPLALVIIGSDLCGRSKLEWKSALDKYEKIPNEDIQEILKISYDGLEGTEQDIFLDIACFFKGWHKDLVVNILDAFESYPNSGISRLVNKSLIIVDQHDTFSMHDLIQQMGKEIVRRESPQILGKRSRLWHYKDAHEILTENKGSNKIRGIMLYSPKPVTVQLHNEAFQRMENLKFLIVYNINICEPLKYLPNGLRFLHWGNYPFPLPSKYCPQKLVALEMPGSQIKLEKLFKQDFQFENLKRINLESCGFIKKLPELCTPNLEILDLFGCVNLVEIHESVGFLDKLKTWRLSCCEGLKILPSNLMLKSLNSFDLFRCSSLEKFPNIHPEMKCLRDLDLQESGIRELPSSIGYLGGLTKLCLRDCPNLRDLPDTISGYGFLMMEHLDLKHCLNLNKLDFLMQPNYFPALKSISLSRTNIITIPESISRFPRLISLSIQNCKQLREILGLPKSIKCVDATDCFKLDLQSLLSQVEVIMGILPNTSCEGAGTNLLINTQLSDDFASKTESEDEGITCFIIAPGAEIPEWCNHRSVGNYISFWVGRKFPKIALCIALGQNEPHQHVAVYFYINGRGKYVYLRRTFEENSSYLWLVPSCRSFLQNHLDVSYPSEQNLVEFVYEIKPKRCHRRHCPSYKSRPQNPTVIKRWGVHVECICCPHKSGIPYLPFQSAESSSVHDNSKPLPLLAFFPSSSASDMDRRNFNNEGDLGISIETTTIAFDTAWRRDFDPDEFKLTLPPKAIFSSQLQYDDPCWCQKTKYESPGCILVNAGGFSLVADGAELPLLLHRSPTWF comes from the exons ATAGTAGGGATTCATGGTCTTGGGGGAATAGGTAAGACTACAATTGCAAAGGCTGTTTATAACAGGATTTTTGACCGTTTTGAAAGAAGTAGCTTTTTAGAGaatgttaaagaaaaatctagGACAATCGATGGCATAATACAACTACAAAGGACACTTCTTTATGAGATCTTGGAAGATAAAGATTTGAAGGTGGACAACATTTCCAAAGGGATCAATGTGATAAAGGAAAGACTTTGTAgtaaaaggatttttttaattcttgatgatgtggataAATTGAAACAAATAGAAAACTTGCTTGGAGAATTTAATTGGTTTGCTTCTGGAAGTAGAGTCATTATAACAACAAGAGATGAACACTTGTTAACCATTCTTGGAAAAGTTTGTACAACTTATAAGGTCAAGGAATTAGACAAACATGAAGCTCTTCAACTTTTTGAAGAGCATGCTTTCCTGGGAAACAAACTCGAGAAAGATTATTATGAACTTGCAAACCAAGTTATAAATTATGCCAAAGGCCTTCCCCTAGCTCTTGTAATAATTGGTTCTGATTTGTGTGGAAGATCTAAACTTGAATGGAAAAGTGCATTAGATAAGTATGAAAAAATTCCCAATGAAGATATTCAAGAAATACTCAAAATTAGTTATGATGGATTGGAAGGAACCGAACAAgatatttttcttgatattgcatgtttcttcaAAGGATGGCACAAGGATCTTGTTGTAAATATATTAGATGCCTTTGAATCATATCCAAATTCTGGTATTTCAAGACTTGTTAATAAGTCTCTTATAATTGTTGATCAACATGACACATTTTCGATGCATGACTTGATACAACAAATGGGTAAGGAAATTGTTCGCCGTGAATCGCCACAAATCCTCGGAAAGCGTAGCAGGTTATGGCATTATAAGGATGCTCATGAAATACTAACTGAAAATAAg GGGTCAAACAAAATTCGAGGCATAATGTTGTATTCGCCTAAACCAGTTACAGTACAATTACACAACGAAGCTTTCCAAAGGATggaaaatctcaaatttcttatagtttataatataaatatttgtgaACCACTTAAATATCTTCCAAATGGGTTAAGGTTTCTTCATTGGGGTAATTATCCTTTTCCCTTGCCATCCAAATATTGTCCTCAAAAACTTGTTGCTCTCGAGATGCCAGGTAGTCAAATCAAATTGGAAAAGCTATTCAAGCAG gatttccaatttgaaaatttgaaacgTATCAATCTCGAATCTTGTGGATTTATTAAGAAATTACCAGAATTATGCACCCCAAACTTGGAGATATTGGATCTTTTTGGTTGTGTAAATTTAGTTGAGATTCATGAATCAGTTGGATTTCTTGATAAGCTTAAAACATGGAGACTCTCTTGTTGCGAAGGGCTTAAAATTCTTCCAAGTAACCTCATGTTGAAATCTCTTAATTCTTTTGATCTTTTTAGATGTTCAAGTCTTGAGAAGTTCCCTAAtattcatcctgaaatgaaatGTTTAAGAGATTTAGATTTGCAAGAGAGTGGTATTAGAGAGTTGCCTTCATCAATTGGATATCTAGGTGGGCTTACAAAATTATGCCTACGTGATTGCCCAAATCTTAGGGATCTTCCGGACACCATTTCTGGATATGGATTTTTGATGATGGAACATCTAGATCTCAAACACTGTCTAAATCTAAATAAATTAGACTTTTTGATGCAGCCTAATTACTTCCCTGCATTGAAAAGTATATCTCTATCTAGAACCAATATTATTACCATTCCTGAAAGCATAAGTAGATTTCCTAGATTAATCTCACTTTCTATTCAAAATTGCAAGCAACTACGTGAAATTCTAGGCCTTCCAAAATCGATAAAATGTGTAGATGCAACAGATTGCTTCAAATTGGATCTACAATCATTATTGAGTCAG GTTGAAGTAATTATGGGGATTTTACCAAATACATCATGTGAAGGTGCAGGAACCAACCTATTAATAAATACACAGTTATCTGATGACTTTGCATCTAAAACTGAATCAGAAGATGAGGGCATTACTTGTTTTATTATAGCACCAGGAGCTGAGATTCCAGAGTGGTGTAATCATCGAAGTGTTGGAAATTACATTTCATTCTGGGTTGGTCGCAAATTTCCAAAAATCGCTCTCTGTATTGCTCTTGGACAGAATGAGCCACATCAGCATGTTGCAGTTTACTTTTACATCAATGGTCGTGGAAAATATGTCTATTTGAGAAGAACTTTTGAGGAAAATTCTAGTTATCTATGGTTAGTTCCTTCGTGTCGTTCGTTTTTACAAAATCATTTGGACGTCTCATATCCATCCGAACAGAATCTTGTTGAGTTTGTATAtgaaatcaaacccaaaaggtGTCATCGTAGACATTGTCCTTCTTATAAGTCAAGACCACAAAATCCTACGGTCATCAAAAGGTGGGGAGTTCATGTAGAATGCATTTGTTGTCCTCACAAATCTGGTATTCCTTACCTTCCATTTCAAAGTGCAGAGTCTTCCTCAGTCCATGATAACTCCAAGCCCCTGCCTTTACTAGCTTTTTTCCCCTCTTCTTCTGCGTCAGATATGGATAGGAGGAATTTCAACAATGAAGGAGATTTGGGGATTTCAATAGAAACAACAACTATTGCGTTTGACACTGCTTGGAGGAGGGACTTTGATCCTGATGAGTTTAAATTGACTTTACCACCAAAAGCGATTTTCTCCTCACAATTACAATATGATGACCCCTGCTGGTGTCAAAAAACCAAATATGAGTCTCCAGGGTGTATTTTAGTGAATGCTGGTGGGTTTTCTTTGGTCGCTGATGGTGCTGAGCTCCCACTTTTACTACATCGTTCTCCCACTTGGTTTTGA
- the LOC126722077 gene encoding F-box protein CPR1-like, translated as MTEPPILNRLPYDIVLNILTRLPVKSVIRLRCVSKSLYSSITTPYFISTHLNHTKNNINRDNACVIHLPYSSRPAIPACTVALDRSFDTISEILIPFDFPHPRAQIVGSCNGLLCLADLVYGNVIYLWNPSVRKFKKLPDPCLVNSKYVKMGFAYHSENNDYKVVRISSPPSSPQVVEVYTLSSGSWRRFEVSLGANGVYYYFRRSLLPTPLVSGALHWIAVTTEGEEYPIDRIISFDVNCEKFRELALPHGHIDDKNLETHLSSFKGKLAFITSEQPGFVFSIWVMREYGVVDSWTKLFVVPFQRIAHCTAFTEYGSLLMFSYNNISRFKYEDKFVLIDIETLQEKKDLGIQISLSAATFVESLVLLDGANVVSY; from the exons ATGACAGAACCACCGATTCTCAACCGTCTTCCTTACGACATCGTTCTCAACATCCTGACAAGACTGCCGGTGAAATCAGTGATAAGATTAAGGTGCGTTTCAAAATCCTTGTACTCCTCAATCACCACTCCCTATTTCATCTCCACCCACCTTAATCACACCAAAAACAACATAAATCGTGACAATGCTTGTGTCATACACCTGCCCTACTCTTCTCGGCCTGCAATACCAGCCTGTACGGTCGCTTTGGACCGCTCGTTTGACACGATTTCTGAGATTCTAATTCCTTTTGATTTTCCTCATCCGCGTGCCCAAATAGTGGGTTCCTGCAATGGCTTGTTGTGTCTCGCTGATCTTGTTTACGGTAATGTTATATATTTGTGGAACCCCAgcgttagaaaattcaagaagTTGCCCGATCCTTGCTTAGTAAACTCTAAGTATGTTAAAATGGGATTCGCTTATCATTCCGAGAATAATGACTACAAG GTTGTCAGGATTTCATCTCCTCCTTCGTCTCCACAGGTGGTTGAAGTGTACACATTAAGTTCGGGTTCATGGAGAAGGTTTGAAGTATCTTTGGGAGCCAATGGTGTCTACTACTACTTTAGAAGATCCCTTTTGCCAACCCCATTGGTCAGTGGAGCTTTACACTGGATAGCAGTTACCACTGAAGGAGAAGAGTATCCCATAGACAGAATTATATCATTTGATGTCAATTGTGAGAAATTCAGAGAGCTAGCACTGCCCCATGGTCATATCGATGACAAAAACCTTGAAACACATCTTTCATCATTCAAGGGGAAACTGGCTTTTATTACAAGTGAACAACCTGGCTTTGTCTTCTCAATATGGGTGATGAGGGAGTATGGTGTGGTTGACTCTTGGACTAAACTTTTTGTTGTACCATTTCAAAGAATAGCTCATTGCACTGCCTTCACCGAGTATGGTTCACTTCTGATGTTTTCGTACAACAACATAAGTAGATTCAAGTATGAAGACAAGTTTGTTTTAATTGACATTGAAACTCTACAGGAGAAAAAGGATCTCGGTATCCAAATATCTCTATCTGCAGCTACTTTCGTGGAGAGTCTTGTTTTACTTGATGGAGCAAATGTTGTATCTTACTAA